One genomic region from Enoplosus armatus isolate fEnoArm2 chromosome 17, fEnoArm2.hap1, whole genome shotgun sequence encodes:
- the LOC139300500 gene encoding myosin heavy chain, fast skeletal muscle, translating into MSTDAEMASYGPAAMYLRKPERERIEAQTAPFDAKTAFFVTVPDEMYLKGKLIKKEGGKATVETETKKTVTVKEDEIFAMNPPKFDKIEDMAMMTHLNEPAVLYNLKERFASWMIYTYSGLFCVVVNPYKWLPVYDAQVVGAYRGKKRVEAPPHIFSISDNAYQFMLTDRENQSILITGESGAGKTVNTKRVIQYFATIAVTGGAKKAEPTPGKIQGSLEDQIIAANPLLEAYGNAKTVRNDNSSRFGKFIRIHFATTGKLASADIETYLLEKSRVTFQLSAERSYHIFYQLMTGHKPELLEGLLITTNPFDYPMISQGEVTVKSINDVEEFIATDTAIDILGFSAEEKLGIYKLTGAVMHHGNMKFKQKQREEQAEPDGTEVADKIAYLIGLNSADMLKALCYPRVKVGNEMVTKGQTVPQVNNAVSALCKSIYEKMFLWMVVRINEMLDTKQPRQFFIGVLDIAGFEIFDFNSLEQLCINFTNEKLQQFFNHHMFVLEQEEYKKEGIDWEFIDFGMDLAACIELIEKPMGIFSILEEECMFPKASDTTFKNKLHDQHLGKTKAFEKPKPAKGKAEAHFSLVHYAGTVDYNITGWLDKNKDPLNDSVVQLYQKSSNKLLALLYVAHAGTDEAAGGKKGGKKKGGSFQTVSALFRENLGKLMTNLRSTHPHFVRCLIPNESKTPGLMENFLVIHQLRCNGVLEGIRICRKGFPSRILYGDFKQRYKVLNASVIPEGQFIDNKKASEKLLGSIDVDHTQYKFGHTKVFFKAGLLGTLEEMRDEKLASLVTMTQALCRGYVMRKEFVKMMERRESIFSIQYNIRSFMNVKNWPWLKLYFKIKPLLKSAETEKELQQMKENYDKMKTDLAAALAKKKELEEKMVSLMQEKNDLQLQVASEGENLSDAEERCEGLIKSKIQLEAKLKETSERLEDEEEINAELTAKKRKLEDECSELKKDIDDLELTLAKVEKEKHATENKVKNLTEEMASQDESIAKLTKEKKALQEAHQQTLDDLQAEEDKVNTLTKAKTKLEQQVDDLEGSLEQEKKLRMDLERAKRKLEGDLKLAQESIMDLENDKQQSDEKIKKKEFETSQLLSKIEDEQSLGAQLQKKIKELQARIEELEEEIEAERAARAKVEKQRADLSRELEEISERLEEAGGATAAQIEMNKKREAEFQKLRRDLEESTLQHEATAAALRKKQADSVAELGEQIDNLQRVKQKLEKEKSEYKMEIDDLSSNMEAVAKSKGNLEKMCRTLEDQLSELKAKNDENVRQLNDINAQKARLQTENGEYSRQLEEKEALVSQLTRGKQAFTQQIEELKRHVEEEVKAKNALAHAVQSARHDCDLLREQFEEEQEAKAELQRGMSKANSEVAQWRSKYETDAIQRTEELEEAKKKLAQRLQDAEESIEAVNSKCASLEKTKQRLQGEVEDLMIDVERANSLAANLDKKQRNFDKVLAEWKQKYEEGQAELEGAQKEARSLSTELFKMKNSYEEALDHLETMKRENKNLQQEISDLTEQIGETGKCIHELEKAKKTVETEKSEIQSALEEAEGALEHEEAKILRVQLELNQIKGEVDRKLAEKDEEMEQIKRNSQRVIDSMQSTLDAEIRSRNDALRVKKKMEGDLNEMEIQLSHANRQAAEAQKQLRNVQGQLKDAQLHLDDALRGQEEMKEQVTMVERRNGLMLAEIEELRVALEQTERGRKVAEQELVDASERVGLLHSQNTSLLNTKKKLESDLVQVQGEVEDSVQEARNAEEKAKKAITDAAMMAEELKKEQDTSAHLERMKKNLEITVKDLQHRLDEAENLAMKGGKKQLQKLESRVRELEAEVEAEQRRGADAVKGVRKYERKVKELTYQTEEDKKNVIRLQDLVDKLQLKVKAYKRQAEEAEEQANTHLSRHRKVQHELEEAQERADIAESQVNKLRAKSRDAGKSESAE; encoded by the exons ATGAGCACAGATGCAGAGATGGCGTCCTATGGCCCTGCAGCCATGTACCTCCGCAAgcctgagagggagaggattgAGGCCCAGACTGCTCCATTTGATGCCAAAACAGCCTTCTTTGTGACTGTTCCTGATGAGATGTATCTCAAGGGTAAACTCATCAAAAAAGAGGGTGGCAAAGCCACGgttgagacagaaacaaaaaag ACTGTCACTGTAAAAGAGGACGAAATCTTTGCCATGAATCCTCCAAAGTTTGACAAGATTGAGGACATGGCCATGATGACCCACCTCAACGAGCCTGCTGTGCTGTATAACCTCAAAGAGCGTTTTGCATCATGGATGATCTAC aCCTACTCTGGCCTGTTCTGTGTCGTCGTGAACCCCTACAAGTGGCTTCCTGTGTACGATGCTCAAGTTGTTGGGGCATACAGAGGCAAAAAGAGAGTTGAGGCTCCACCCCacatcttctccatctctgaTAATGCCTATCAGTTCATGCTCACTG aTCGTGAGAACCAGTCTATCCTTATCAC TGGAGAATCAGGTGCAGGAAAGACTGTCAACACCAAGCGTGTCATCCAGTATTTTGCAACAATTGCAGTAACTGGAGGAGCTAAGAAGGCTGAGCCAACACCTGGCAAAATACAG GGTTCGCTGGAAGATCAAATCATTGCAGCCAACCCCCTGCTGGAGGCCTATGGTAATGCCAAGACTGTGAGGAATGACAACTCCTCGCGTTTT GGTAAATTCATTAGAATTCACTTTGCAACCACTGGCAAACTGGCGTCAGCTGATATTGAAACAT ATCTGCTGGAGAAGTCCCGGGTCACCTTCCAGTTGTCTGCTGAGAGGAGCTACCATATCTTCTATCAGCTGATGACTGGCCATAAGCCTGAGCTCCTGG AGGGTCTTCTGATCACTACCAACCCTTTTGACTACCCGATGATCAGTCAGGGTGAAGTGACTGTCAAGAGCATCAATGACGTGGAAGAGTTCATTGCAACAGAT ACTGCcattgacattttgggattCAGTGCAGAGGAAAAGTTGGGCATCTACAAGCTGACTGGAGCTGTGATGCATCATGGCAACATGAAGTTCAAGCAGAAGCAGCGTGAGGAGCAGGCTGAACCTGATGGCACTGAGG TGGCTGACAAAATCGCCTACCTCATAGGCCTGAACTCAGCTGATATGCTTAAAGCTCTGTGCTACCCCAGAGTCAAGGTTGGAAATGAGATGGTGACCAAAGGTCAGACTGTACCACAG GTCAACAATGCAGTCAGTGCTCTGTGCAAGTCTATCTATGAGAAAATGTTCTTGTGGATGGTCGTCCGTATCAATGAGATGCTGGACACAAAGCAGCCAAGACAGTTCTTCATTGGAGTGTTGGATATCGCTGGATTTGAGATCTTTGAT TTCAACAGCTTGGAGCAACTCTGTATCAACTTCACCAATGAGAAACTGCAACAGTTTTTCAACCACCACATGTTTGTTCTGGAGCAAGAGGAGTACAAGAAAGAAGGCATTGATTGGGAGTTCATCGACTTTGGTATGGACTTGGCTGCCTGCATTGAGCTTATTGAGAAG CCAATGGGCATCTTCTCCATCCTTGAAGAGGAGTGCATGTTCCCCAAGGCCTCTGACACAACTTTCAAGAACAAGCTGCATGATCAGCATCTGGGCAAGACCAAGGCCTTTGAGAAGCCAAAACCCGCAAAGGGCAAGGCTGAGGCTCACTTCTCCCTGGTTCACTATGCCGGCACAGTGGACTACAATATCACTGGCTGGCTGGACAAGAACAAGGACCCCCTGAATGACTCAGTTGTTCAGCTCTACCAGAAGTCTTCGAACAAACTGCTTGCTCTTCTGTATGTAGCCCATGCTGGAACTGATG aGGCTGCTGGTGGCAAGAAGGGTGGAAAGAAGAAGGGTGGTTCCTTCCAGACTGTGTCTGCTCTTTTCAGA GAGAACTTGGGCAAGCTGATGACCAACTTGAGGAGCACTCACCCTCATTTTGTCCGTTGTCTGATTCCTAATGAATCAAAGACGCCAG GTCTTATGGAGAACTTCTTGGTCATCCACCAGCTGAGGTGTAACGGTGTGCTGGAAGGCATCAGAATCTGCAGAAAGGGCTTCCCCAGCAGAATCCTCTACGGTGACTTCAAGCAGAG ATACAAAGTATTGAATGCCAGTGTCATCCCTGAGGGACAGTTCATTGACAACAAGAAAGCTTCAGAGAAGCTGCTGGGCTCCATTGATGTGGACCACACTCAGTACAAGTTTGGGCACACAAAG GTGTTCTTCAAAGCTGGTCTGCTGGGTACCCTGGAGGAAATGAGAGATGAGAAATTGGCTTCGCTGGTGACCATGACTCAGGCTCTCTGTAGAGGATATGTCATGAGGAAGGAGTTTGTTAAGATGATGGAGAGGAG AGAATCTATCTTTTCAATCCAGTACAATATCCGTTCATTCATGAATGTGAAAAACTGGCCATGGCTGAAACTGTACTTCAAGATCAAGCCTCTTCTGAAGAGTGCTGAGACTgagaaggagctgcagcagatgaaGGAGAACTATGATAAGATGAAGACAGACCTGGCTGCTGCCCTGGCCAAGAAGAAGGaactggaggagaagatggTTTCCCTGATGCAGGAAAAGAATGACCTGCAACTGCAAGTTGCATCT GAAGGTGAGAACCTCTCTGATGCTGAAGAAAGGTGTGAAGGGCTCATTAAGAGCAAGATCCAGCTCGAGGCCAAACTCAAAGAGACATCTGAGAGactggaggatgaagaggaaatCAATGCTGAGCTGACAGCCAAGAAGAGGAAACTGGAGGATGAATGCTCTGAGCTGAAGAAAGACATTGATGACTTGGAGCTCACCTTGGCTAAagtggagaaggagaaacaTGCAACAGAAAACAAG GTGAAAAACCTGACAGAGGAGATGGCATCTCAAGATGAGTCAATTGCCAAGTTAACCAAGGAGAAGAAAGCCCTCCAAGAGGCCCATCAGCAAACACTTGATGATCTCcaggcagaggaagacaaagtcAACACTCTGACCAAGGCCAAGACAAAGCTGGAACAGCAAGTGGACGAT CTCGAGGGATCACTGGAGCAAGAGAAGAAGCTCCGCATGGACCTTGAAAGAGCCAAGAGGAAGCTTGAAGGAGATCTGAAACTGGCCCAGGAATCCATAATGGATCTGGAGAATGACAAGCAGCAATCTGATGAGAAAATCAAGAA GAAGGAGTTTGAGACCAGTCAGCTCCTCAGCAAGATTGAGGATGAACAGTCCCTTGGTGCTCAGCTTCAGAAGAAGATCAAGGAACTCCAG GCTCGTATTGAGGAGCTGGAAGAAGAGATTGAGGCTGAGAGGGCTGCTCGGGCTAAGGTAGAGAAGCAGAGGGCTGACCTCTCCAGGGAGCTTGAGGAGATCAGTGAGAGGCTTGAGGAAGCTGGTGGAGCAACAGCTGCCCAGATTGAGATGAACAAGAAGCGCGAAGCTGAGTTCCAGAAGTTGCGTCGTGATCTTGAAGAGTCAACCCTGCAGCATGAAGCTACTGCAGCAGCTCTCCGCAAGAAGCAGGCTGACAGTGTTGCAGAGCTGGGAGAGCAGATCGACAACCTTCAGCGCGTCAAGcagaagctggagaaggagaagagcgAGTACAAGATGGAGATTGATGACCTGTCCAGCAACATGGAGGCTGTTGCCAAATCAAAG GGCAACTTGGAGAAAATGTGCAGAACTCTTGAGGACCAGTTGAGTGAACTCAAAGCCAAAAATGATGAGAATGTCCGCCAACTGAATGACATTAATGCACAGAAGGCCAGACTGCAGACGGAGAATG GTGAGTATTCCCGCCAGCTTGAGGAGAAGGAAGCTCTTGTTTCCCAGCTGACCAGGGGCAAGCAGGCCTTCACTCAGCAGATTGAGGAGTTGAAGAGGCACGttgaggaggaagtgaag GCCAAGAATGCCCTGGCCCATGCTGTTCAGTCAGCCCGCCATGACTGTGATCTGCTCAGAGAGCAGtttgaggaggagcaggaggccaaGGCTGAGCTGCAGCGAGGAATGTCCAAGGCCAACAGCGAGGTGGCTCAGTGGAGATCCAAATATGAGACTGATGCTATCCAGCgcactgaggagctggaggaggccaa GAAAAAGCTTGCTCAGCGTCTGCAGGATGCTGAGGAATCAATTGAGGCTGTGAACTCCAAGTGTGCCTCTTTGGAGAAGACCAAGCAGAGGCTGCAGGGTGAAGTGGAGGACCTCATGATTGATGTGGAGAGAGCTAATTCTCTGGCTGCCAACCTTGACAAGAAGCAGAGGAACTTTGATAAG GTCCTGGCAGAGTGGAAACAGAAGTATGAGGAGGGTCAGGCAGAGCTAGAAGGGGCCCAGAAGGAAGCTCGTTCTCTCAGCACTGAATTGTTCAAGATGAAGAACTCTTATGAGGAGGCTCTGGATCACCTAGAGAccatgaagagagagaacaagaacCTGCAAC AGGAGATCTCAGACCTGACTGAACAGATTGGTGAGACCGGAAAATGCATACATGAGCTGGAGAAAGCAAAGAAGACAGTGGAGACTGAGAAGAGTGAAATACAGTCAGCACTGGAGGAAGCTGAG GGTGCACTTGAGCATGAGGAGGCCAAGATTCTCCGTGTTCAGCTCGAGCTCAACCAGATCAAAGGTGAGGTTGACAGGAAGCTGGCAGAGAAGGATGAAGAGATGGAGCAAATCAAGAGGAACAGCCAGAGGGTGATAGACTCCATGCAGAGCACCCTCGATGCTGAGATCAGGAGCAGGAATGATGCCCtgagagtgaagaagaagatggagggtGACCTGAATGAGATGGAGATTCAGCTGAGTCATGCCAACAGGCAGGCTGCTGAGGCCCAGAAACAACTGAGGAATGTCCAGGGACAGCTCAAG gaTGCCCAACTGCACCTTGATGATGCTctcagaggacaggaagaaatGAAGGAGCAGGTTACCATGGTGGAGCGCAGAAATGGCCTGATGCTGGCTGAGATTGAGGAGCTGAGAGTCGCTctggaacagacagagagaggacgcAAAGTGGCTGAGCAGGAGTTGGTTGATGCTAGTGAGCGTGTCGGACTGCTTCACTCTCAG AACACCAGTCTTCTGAACACCAAGAAGAAGCTGGAGTCTGACCTTGTCCAGGTTCAGGGTGAAGTGGAAGATTCTGTTCAGGAAGCAAGAAATGCCGAGGAGAAAGCCAAAAAGGCTATCACTGAT GCTGCCATGATGgctgaggagctgaagaaggagcAGGACACCAGCGCTCAcctggagaggatgaagaagaaccTGGAGATCACAGTCAAGGACCTGCAGCACCGACTGGATGAGGCTGAGAACCTCGCCATGAAGGGTGGCAAGAAGCAGCTCCAGAAACTGGAGTCCAGG GTGCGTGAGCTGGAAGCTGAAGTTGAAGCCGAACAAAGACGTGGAGCTGATGCTGTTAAAGGAGTCCGCaaatatgaaagaaaagttAAGGAGCTGACTTACCAG ACtgaggaggacaagaagaaTGTGATCAGACTTCAGGATCTGGTGGACAAGCTGCAGCTCAAAGTCAAGGCTTACAAGAGACAGGCTGAGGAGGCT GAGGAGCAGGCCAACACTCACTTGTCCAGGCACAGGAAGGTTCAGCATGAGCTGGAGGAAGCTCAGGAGCGTGCTGACATCGCTGAGTCCCAGGTCAACAAGCTGAGAGCCAAGAGCCGTGATGCTGGGAAG tCTGAGTCTGCTGAATAA